The genomic region AAAACCAATGAAGAAAAAACCTATTTGGTATGTATGGAATGAAGAAAGTCGGGAACATAGAAGGTGGAAAAAAGATCATAAAAGGAGAAAATTCTGAAGACAAGGAAGTGAGATTACAAGTTCCTGTTTAAGGACGAGACTTACTTGCTCCTCGCGCGTGCGCCCATCCGTGTtcccgcgtacgtggcttgatttgattggaacaaaataagaccCGACCCCACTCCCTTAAAATCAGGAAGAGGGgaagggggagatgattagattagaaagaaaaaaagaaaaaaaagtcaaCCATAGAataaagtgggagcacggatgggagtacGGAGAGGGAGTAGGTAAGTCCTATCCTCTGTTTAACAGTAAGATAACCAATAATTTCTCTGTCCGAAATTAGTTGTCGTCCAAATGTATCTGAGTATTTTGTTGGGTAGGAATcaaattttgtactccctccgaaatccacgtgtaatccacacacatatccTACGAGCTATTTTTTGCTATACCTATCCAGCTAtccccatctcctccttctccACTTTGGTCTTCCACGCCCACTTCCAGTTCCCCACACTCGCCTCCATCTTCTTCTCTTCGAGATGCTTCTTAGGATTGCGTCgtctccggccgccgtcgccgcggcTAGCCAGCTCTCTGCGTCAAGCCCGGCCCACGGTTATGCGAGGCTGCCGCCGTTAGCGAAAGTGTCGTCGACGGCGTGCAGGGCCGCGGGGAAGGGGAAAAAAGAGGAGGTACTCCTCAGCGGTGTGATGTTCCAGCCGTTCGAGGAGCTCAAGGGGGAGCTTTCGCTCGTGCCGCAGGCCGAGGGCCAGTCGCTCGCCAGGCAAAAGTTCGTCGACGAATGCGAGGCCGCCATCAACGAGCAGATCAAGTGAGTAAACCCACGCCACCGCTATGCGCCTCGTCATCCTGATAAATCGACTGCGTGCAATTTGTGCCTGCAGATTTTACTGTAAATTTGTACAAAGGACTGATGGTTTTGGTTTGAGTTACTTGACCATCCTTAGCTCGCTAGATAGCGCCTGCATCTGGTCCTGATTAGAGGAAAACTAATACTGTATGTCTGCATTGCAGTGTGGAGTACAATGCCTCGTACGCGTACCACTCCCTCTACGCCTACTTCGACCGGGACAATGTTGCTCTCAAGGGCTTTGCCAAGTATGCACAGTGCTGTAGCTGTCTTCCATTACTAAAGCTACCAGTACAATTTTCTGAACAAAGCTTTGGTTCTGATATGCGCCTGTTTCTTTTCTCCAGGTTCTTTAGGGAATCGAGCGACGAGGAGAGGGAACACGCGGAGATGCTTATGGAGTACCAGGTATCAATGATTCCCTTGACCTTTAAATTATTAATACCATTGTCCTCTGCGTGCTAGCTAGAAACTGATGGATGATGCTTGGTGTATTCTTGTGTGTGTCCATCAGAACAGACGTGGAGGGCGGGTGAGGCTCCAGTCTATCGTGACCCCATTGACAGAGTTCGACCACTCTGAGAAAGGGGATGCTCTGTATGGTAAGTTTATTTATGGTTGTGGGTGTTTATGCATATTCAGTTCTTAGAAAGGGGCCAGATTAATTACCCGGGGAAAGTaacattactccctccgttccataattatTGTCGTGCTTTTAGTTCAAATTACCACGACAATAATTATGGAGCGGAGGGAGTAGTTTGCTAGATTACAGGGTAAGTTGTAGGTATATGCAAagctatatactccctccggttctttttaatttgcatataagatttggtcaaagtcaaattttgtaaagtttgactaggTTTATAGAAAAAGATATCAACATTCACACTATGAAATCAGTATTATTAGATGcatgatgaaattaattttcataacatataactttagtattgtagatgttggtgTTTTttttataaagttagtcaaactttacaaagtttgactttgaccaaatcttatatgcagactaaaaagaaacggagggagtagctgattATCAACTGAACATGACCTCAGTCAAACAGATGTCAATTTTTAGCTCTTGATCAGTTATGCAGCTGGTCTCCAGTGACCTGGTACTCCATAGATAGAGGTGGGAGTACCAACAAAATCTCACCATTGATTTGAGAGGGCACTTTAGACTTTTTGTCTCCTTAGTTTAGATATAATGTTGAGATATTCCCGTGATCTAATTTCCTAATACGACCAgcttaaaaagaaaagaaaaaacactcATCCGATCAAGCGCACGCCCGCCGCCTCTGATCGTGCACAATGACGGTTGCCGGCTTGCCGGCTTG from Triticum aestivum cultivar Chinese Spring chromosome 4A, IWGSC CS RefSeq v2.1, whole genome shotgun sequence harbors:
- the LOC123086324 gene encoding ferritin-1, chloroplastic: MLLRIASSPAAVAAASQLSASSPAHGYARLPPLAKVSSTACRAAGKGKKEEVLLSGVMFQPFEELKGELSLVPQAEGQSLARQKFVDECEAAINEQINVEYNASYAYHSLYAYFDRDNVALKGFAKFFRESSDEEREHAEMLMEYQNRRGGRVRLQSIVTPLTEFDHSEKGDALYAMELALALEKLVNEKLHNLHSVATRCNDPQLSDFVESQFLQEQVVAVKKISEYVTQLRRIGKGHGVWHFDRMLLEEEA